The Gouania willdenowi chromosome 7, fGouWil2.1, whole genome shotgun sequence genome includes a window with the following:
- the apex2 gene encoding DNA-(apurinic or apyrimidinic site) endonuclease 2, which produces MKIVTWNINGIRTLRGGIQKALRALDADVVCVQETKVTRDLLDERTAIVDGYNSYFSYSRGRSGYSGVATYCKDSATPFAAEEGLTGLLTNHEGAVGCYGDQCDFSSEELQMLDNEGRAIITQHKIMCEEKEQTVTVINVYCPRADPEKPERKQFKLQFYRLLQCRAEAILKDGGPVIVLGDVNTSHLQIDHCDPTDTDDFGENPGRKWLNEFLHQTRQTDDQNAEEPDCVNDGKFVDTFRYFHPTRANAFTCWSTLTGARQTNYGTRIDYIFADCRLVQQFAGADIMPEMEGSDHCPVWGKLSCSLLPSSKPPPLCTRYLPEFAGKQQKLSRFLVKVDQKSVLVEQINSLPGSQEEGEKRENLIPLAAESISGKKRLLVSNSVVSKSKKIKTVNPPLKPQGSLLSFFKPKHTKNKQPEQDHCLNKVTSSLLNDQNPLTTTNTCSDKDIIHKEAEPSSGATVESLKDIETKPLPPQPSEGQSNTKNGGSSGFWKSVLRGPPPPPPCKVHGEPCVLRTVKKDGPNMGKQFFVCARPQGHSSNPEARCNYFAWVEKSK; this is translated from the exons ATGAAGATCGTCACCTGGAACATTAATGGCATCAGGACGTTGAGAGGAGGCATTCAGAAAGCTCTGCGTGCTCTGGATGCagatgttgtgtgtgtgcaggaaaCCAAAGTGACGA GAGACCTGCTTGATGAAAGAACTGCCATCGTTGACGGATACAATTCCTACTTCAGCTACAGCAGAGGCCGCAGCGGATACTCAG GGGTTGCCACATACTGTAAGGACTCTGCTACTCCGTTTGCTGCTGAGGAGGGTCTCACAGGTCTGTTGACCAACCATGAGGGTGCTGTTGGTTGCTACGGTGACCAATGTGACTTTTCAAGTGAGGAGCTACAGATGTTGGACAATGAAGGACGAGCTATTATCACTCAACACAAAATCAT gTGTGAGGAAAAAGAACAAACCGTGACTGTGATTAACGTCTACTGTCCACGGGCGGACCCTGAGAAGCCTGAAAGAAAACAGTTCAAACTGCAGTTCTATAGGTTGCTTCAGTGTCGTGCAGAAGCCATTCTTAAAGATGGGGG ccCTGTGATTGTTTTAGGAGACGTTAACACATCCCACCTGCAGATAGACCACTGTGACCCCACTGATACT GATGATTTTGGTGAAAACCCAGGGAGAAAATGGCTCAATGAGTTTTTGCACCAAACCAGGCAAACGGATGATCAAAATGCAGAGGAACCAGATTGTGTTAACGACGGAAAGTTTGTGGATACTTTCCGCTATTTCCATCCGACTCGCGCCAACGCCTTCACGTGCTGGTCCACCCTCACCGGAGCTAGACAAACCAACTACGGCACACGCATTGACTACATCTTTGCTGACTGCCGGCTGGTGCAGCAGTTTGCCGGAGCAGACATCATGCCGGAGATGGAGGGATCCGACCACTGTCCTGTGTGGGGGAAGCTGAGCTGCTCGCTCCTCCCCAGCTCCAAACCCCCTCCGCTCTGTACACGATATCTGCCAGAGTTCGCtggaaaacaacagaaactgtCACGGTTTCTTGTTAAAGTAGATCAAAAATCTGTTCTTGTCGAGCAAATCAACTCTTTACCTGGATCACAAGAAGAGGGAGAGAAAAGGGAGAATTTAATCCCATTGGCGGCGGAAAGTATCTCTGGGAAAAAGCGTTTATTGGTTTCAAATTCAGTTGTGTCAAAGAGTAAAAAGATCAAGACGGTAAACCCTCCTTTGAAGCCTCAGGGCAGCCTGCtttccttttttaaacccaaacacacaaaaaacaaacagcctGAACAGGATCATTGTCTTAATAAAGTGACTTCATCATTACTCAATGATCAGAATCCCTTAACAACTACCAACACGTGCTCAGATAAAGACATCATTCATAAAGAGGCTGAACCTAGTAGTGGAGCTACTGTGGAAAGTCTCAAAGACATAGAGACCAAACCTTTACCCCCCCAGCCATCTGAGGGACAGTCAAACACCAAGAATGGTGGGTCATCTGGGTTCTGGAAGTCGGTGCTTCGTGgacctcctccccctcctccctgTAAGGTCCATGGAGAACCCTGTGTGCTTCGCACCGTGAAAAAAGATGGGCCCAACATGGGCAAACAGTTTTTTGTCTGCGCTCGTCCTCAGGGACACTCGTCCAACCCTGAGGCGCGATGTAATTACTTTGCCTGGGTTGAaaagagcaaatag